The following coding sequences are from one Rhipicephalus microplus isolate Deutch F79 chromosome 3, USDA_Rmic, whole genome shotgun sequence window:
- the LOC119171549 gene encoding uncharacterized protein LOC119171549, with the protein MACKPHRQALFVKADGGPMYFEMVPCPERKEIRQLILDGGGVLLQPGKNPNAVHLVPSSIGTTQGPEDVFSANYIRACCGSDKLFPLKEFKIPRAPEFVAIDNADDTKERKLRSVRSRSEYTLGDQIAMAKYVAKAPNVRVRGNQVYKEMATAGVVPGAHSWQSLKEHYLKKILPWKHLYESPDASKLLARNKHAPHDKQDWPRRDSPSDASVIVEDSSDDEAKRQRAPRCEAQKNKGDAETEVVLETESQGDASSSQNHNTPAVCQRGRSKMKRKTLLLSSPCFLSTPNTSTGGSPSRHESRISAPKKKSSGGKSVKSEAAPEKFLPPLRTQSERSPGKTSRAQTQSSPCKQDSGIREGTQTAGKLETIAKRKQKPRSSSRKARSAKRQGTPTDDHAEQEKYTSANVRSVLCTNLPDKLSVLECGEQQSAESSPQKEVHSATFSKHSSGSPRPSQHLQNTNLSASEEQAPCASELRSFRSPVRKERSIGSQAKLSSCLSALLLSESSDVTDAAVHESPRKRASHRRRSSRFSRRKQRRVAAQQGNLNDRLGELVHSESTGDGIIITNALRSSTESVYNTAESEGTTQGTKRTKKSGRSVLSPPKVSDTAALRKNDATLPASEDHFVRSTRWSASYEKKRKSVQGAAHETSGFDSADESLLKRFVEQVSACHVTAMDDCAAQDDATTLSFSSDGGLSDDELTPELGEPSKRDKMDEAQRELSRLLGILRAGKNSSPHATCPPQCTCPLTSRYAQVARAAVSLGAVLAYHGIPLPSGGATHPAVAMALELLLRHLERNADGGSGSK; encoded by the exons ATGGCATGTAAACCGCACAGACAAGCGCTCTTCGTAAAAGCCGACGGTGGCCCCATGTACTTTGAGATGGTGCCCTGCCCGGAGCGAAAAGAGATACGCCAGCTCATACTCGATGGAGGTGGTGTTCTCTTGCAGCCGGGCAAGAATCCGAATGCCGTTCACTTGGTTCCCTCTTCCATCGGAACTACACAGGGCCCCGAGGATGTGTTCTCCGCCAATTACATACGCGCTTGTTGCGGCAGCGACAAGCTCTTTCCTCTCAAGGAGTTCAAAATTCCGAGAGCGCCAGAATTCGTGGCAATCGACAACGCGGACGACACCAAAGAGCGAAAACTGCGCTCGGTTCGCTCGAGAAGTGAGTACACTCTCGGCGATCAGATTGCGATGGCCAAGTACGTGGCGAAGGCGCCCAACGTGCGCGTCCGTGGCAACCAGGTGTACAAAGAAATGGCTACGGCCGGCGTAGTTCCCGGTGCTCATTCATGGCAGTCGTTGAAGGAGCATTACCTGAAGAAAATACTCCCCTGGAAACACTTGTACGAGTCTCCAGACGCGAGCAAACTGCTTGCCAGGAATAAACACGCGCCACACGATAAGCAGGACTGGCCTCGCCGTGATTCGCCGAGCGACGCTTCAGTCATCGTGGAAGACAGTAGCGACGACGAGGCTAAGCGACAGCGTGCTCCTCGCTGTGAAGCACAAAAAAACAAGGGGGACGCAGAAACTGAAGTGGTTCTGGAAACAGAGAGCCAAGGTGATGCATCGTCTTCGCAGAACCACAACACACCAGCTGTGTGCCAACGTGGAAGAAGCAAAATGAAACGTAAAACGCTATTGCTTTCATCTCCATGCTTTCTCAGCACTCCCAATACAAGCACTGGTGGGAGCCCCTCTAGGCACGAAAGTAGAATCTCGGCACCGAAGAAGAAAAGCTCGGGCGGCAAGTCCGTCAAAAGCGAAGCCGCTCCCGAGAAGTTTTTGCCCCCTCTGAGGACACAGAGTGAAAGGTCTCCTGGCAAGACCTCACGCGCTCAAACACAATCCTCACCATGTAAACAAGACAGTGGCATAAGAGAAGGTACGCAAACCGCCGGAAAACTGGAGACCATTGCGAAGCGAAAACAAAAACCACGATCATCTTCGAGGAAGGCCAGAAGTGCAAAACGGCAAGGGACACCTACCGATGATCACGCTGAACAGGAAAAGTACACGAGTGCTAATGTTCGCAGTGTATTATGCACCAATCTCCCTGACAAGCTGAGTGTTTTGGAATGTGGTGAGCAGCAGAGTGCCGAATCGTCGCCGCAAAAGGAAGTCCACAGCGCAACCTTTTCTAAACATTCCAGTGGCTCTCCCAGACCCTCACAGCATTTGCAGAATACTAACCTCAGTGCCTCGGAAGAGCAGGCACCCTGTGCCAGCGAGCTCAGGTCCTTTCGGTCGCCTGTGAGAAAGGAACGAAGCATTGGTTCCCAAGCGAAGCTTAGCAGTTGCTTGAGCGCTCTGCTTTTGTCCGAATCAAGTGACGTCACTGACGCGGCAGTGCACGAATCTCCGCGCAAGCGAGCTTCCCATAGAAGGAGGTCCTCGAGATTCTCACGAAGAAAACAGCGGCGTGTAGCAGCACAGCAGGGTAATCTCAATGACCGCTTGGGTGAACTGGTACACTCAGAATCGACTGGCGATGGCATCATTATAACCAATGCCTTACGTTCTTCAACAGAGTCCGTGTACAACACGGCAGAGAGTGAGGGCACAACTCAAGGCACCAAGCGTACGAAAAAAAGTGGGAGAAGTGTCCTCTCGCCACCAAAAGTGTCGGACACTGCTGCGTTACGTAAAAATGATGCAACATTGCCTGCTAGCGAGGATCATTTCGTGAGGAGCACCCGCTGGAGTGCCAGCTACGAAAAGAAACGGAAATCTGTGCAAGGTGCTGCCCATGAGACATCGGGTTTTGACAGTGCGGATGAGTCCCTTCTGAAGAGGTTTGTGGAACAGGTGTCCGCATGTCATGTCACTGCCATGGATGACTGTGCTGCACAAGATGAT GCAACCACACTTTCGTTTTCGAGTGATGGCGGACTATCCGACGACGAGTTGACTCCGGAGCTCGGAGAGCCTTCCAAGCGCGACAAAATGGATGAGGCGCAGCGGGAGCTTTCTAGGCTTCTCGGCATCCTAAGAGCAGGAAAGAACTCGTCGCCACACGCAACGTGCCCGCCGCAGTGCACTTGCCCCCTCACGAGCCGGTACGCCCAGGTCGCTAGGGCAGCCGTATCGCTCGGTGCCGTTCTGGCCTACCACGGCATACCGCTTCCGTCGGGGGGAGCGACCCACCCTGCCGTGGCCATGGCACTAGAACTGCTTTTGCGTCACTTGGAACGAAATGCTGACGGTGGCAGTGGTTCAAAGTGA